The following are from one region of the Mesorhizobium sp. B4-1-4 genome:
- a CDS encoding AIM24 family protein, translating to MPSLPELMPTQVSDETFGGVTYHIAGELVPVLSVDVTRMPVYFEHHILLWKNSSITIGLKSLKGALKRMMAGMQIFVTEASGPGIIAFSRDGPGHIVPIHLRRGEEIQVREHQFLAATGNIDYTFERVRGLATMLFGQSGFFIDRFRGDAGDGIVWLHGYGNVFEKTLAPGETIDIEPGGWLFKDASVRMETKIDRLSSGFFGANMNFIVNRFTGPGRVGIQSMYLHMPTEE from the coding sequence ATGCCAAGCTTGCCGGAACTGATGCCGACACAGGTGTCGGACGAAACCTTTGGCGGCGTCACCTATCACATAGCGGGCGAACTTGTGCCCGTGCTTTCGGTCGATGTGACGCGCATGCCTGTCTATTTCGAGCACCACATCCTGTTGTGGAAGAATTCCAGCATCACCATCGGCCTGAAATCGCTGAAGGGCGCATTGAAGCGCATGATGGCCGGCATGCAGATTTTCGTCACCGAAGCGTCGGGGCCGGGCATCATCGCCTTCAGCCGCGACGGGCCAGGTCACATCGTGCCGATCCATCTCAGGCGCGGCGAGGAAATCCAGGTGCGCGAACATCAGTTTCTCGCCGCCACCGGCAATATCGACTACACATTCGAGCGTGTACGAGGCTTGGCGACGATGCTGTTCGGCCAGAGCGGCTTCTTCATCGACCGGTTTCGCGGCGATGCCGGCGACGGCATCGTCTGGCTGCACGGTTACGGCAATGTCTTCGAAAAGACGCTCGCACCGGGCGAGACCATCGACATCGAGCCGGGCGGCTGGCTCTTCAAGGATGCCTCGGTCAGGATGGAAACCAAGATCGACCGCCTGTCGAGCGGCTTCTTCGGCGCCAACATGAACTTCATCGTCAATCGCTTCACCGGCCCGGGTCGCGTCGGCATCCAGTCGATGTACCTGCATATGCCGACCGAGGAATAG
- a CDS encoding GNAT family N-acetyltransferase — MFVRTAGERDLGAIRTLLVETWHATYDAIYGAGRINEVIDIWYSPAKLKASLERPNAEFLVADDSKRIGGVAHAESAEGGAVVDLHQLLVAPDLQGRGIGGMLLDEVIESFPEARAIRLQVAEQNRRAVAFYLGNGFVQIGRTDNHGSGQSGIAELILERSLSAER, encoded by the coding sequence ATGTTCGTGCGCACCGCCGGAGAGCGCGACCTCGGTGCCATCCGCACGCTGCTGGTCGAAACCTGGCATGCGACTTACGATGCGATCTACGGTGCCGGGCGGATCAATGAGGTCATCGATATCTGGTATTCGCCGGCGAAACTGAAAGCGAGCCTGGAACGGCCCAATGCCGAGTTCCTGGTCGCGGACGATAGCAAACGCATCGGCGGCGTCGCCCATGCCGAAAGCGCTGAGGGCGGCGCCGTGGTCGATCTGCACCAGCTTCTTGTCGCACCCGATCTGCAAGGCCGAGGCATCGGCGGCATGTTGCTCGACGAGGTGATCGAGAGCTTTCCGGAAGCCCGCGCCATACGTCTTCAGGTCGCGGAACAGAACAGGCGCGCCGTCGCCTTCTATCTGGGGAACGGTTTCGTCCAGATCGGCCGGACCGACAACCACGGGTCGGGACAGTCCGGCATTGCGGAGCTTATCCTTGAGCGGTCGCTGAGCGCTGAGCGCTGA